The Polyangia bacterium DNA segment CTTCACGGCGGCGAACGCCGAGGCGCACGTGGCGACGCTGGTGGCGGCCCCGCCGGCCGCCGTCGAGGCGGTGCTGCGCACGCCGGCCGCCTATCTCCAGGCCATCCCGTCACTGGCGCGCGCCGACGTCGTCGAGCGACGGCCGCGGCCCGGCGGCGGCGAGGATCTGCTGGTGGACTGGGAGCTCGAGATCCCACTTTTCAATCTGCGCGGCAAACTGTGGGTGGGCGGCGACGGACCGCGCGTCGTCATGGACCTGGTCGAAGGAAATTTCGCCCCCGGCCAGCTGGTGTTCACCTGGGCGCCGGCCGGCAGCGGGCAAACGATCGTGGCGCTGCGCGCGCGGGTGAACAATCAGGAAGGCGGCTGGGTGATCAAGCGCGTGGCGTCGCACAGCCGGTACGCGGGCCCCGCCATCAACGCGGCCGCCGCGTATGTCGCCGCCCGTGCCATGGCGGCGCTGGCCGAGCACCCGCGCGACGCAGGCGCACGCCGCCCGCACGCGCCACCGTCGCCGCCCACTTTGGCGGCGATCAACGGCCGCCCCTTGGCCGAGCGCCTGCTGGCCGCCGACGGCGCCGGCACTGCGGCCCTGGGCCTGGTCAGGCGCGCGTCGTCGGGACGGCTGGCCATGGTGTCGATCGCCGTTCCCACCCGGCGCGCCGCCGACGGTGCCGCGGCCGCGCTAGGGGCGCCGGAGAGCTGGCGGGCGTTCCCCGGCTGGAAGCACGTCGACCGCGTGCCGGCGGCGCCCGACGGAAACGGCTTCGTCGACGTCGACGTGCGCGATAACGTCCCGTTCGTCGACTTCGATGCGCGCTGGAGGCTGTGGCCGGGCCCGCCGCCGCGCGCGCAAGCCACCAGCGGCAGCGGACACGGAGCCGTCTTCGGATGGGATCTGGTGGACACCGCGCCCCCGCGCCTGCCCGCCACCGCGGCCGTGCTGTCGCTGTACCCGCGCCTGGAAGCGCTGGGCTACGTCCCGCGCAAGTTCATCGCCGCCGAACCGCTGCTCGAGCACGGGCTGGCCTTGGCCCTGGCGTATGCCGACGCGATGGCGGCGCGCGACGCCCTGGACGCGACAGCCGCCGCGCCGGTCGATCAGAAGCGGCAGTAACCGACGTCGTAGTTGGCCAGAGCCACGCAGAGCATTCCCGTCTGGCAGCCGGTGGTGGTGGCGCCGGGCCGACAGAGATCAGCGCAGACGCTGGATGCCGGGTTGCCGGGATCGGACGTGATGCAGACCAGGCGCGCGTCGCAATCGCTCTGGGTGACGCAGGTGAACTGCGGGCCGCCCATGGCCCCCTTCGGCAGACAAAACGTGTCGCCTTGCAGTTTGTCGTCGGGATGGCAGGACTGGGTTTTGGGGCAATCTTGCAGCAGGAGATCGCAAACCTGATTCCCGCTGCGATCGCTTCCGCCGCCGCCGTCGCGGCTGCCGTCCACCGCGGCGTCGTCGACGGCAATGAAGTCTCCGTCGTTGGATAGATCCGGACGGGCGTCGTCGGGACCCAGCAAATAGCGGCAACCGCCCGCGCCGAGGCCCAGCGCGGCGATCATCGACAGGCCCATCGACAAGAAGCGCGCAGTGGGAACAACCCGACTCACGCGCTCAGGTTATCGGAAAAGCGCCGGCCCTGCCCAATTCACGGCGACGACGGTCACGGAGGGGACGACGAGGACGGCGCGCCCAGCTCGCAGATGCCGGCGCCGCAGAACGGGGTCTCGCTGCACGACGGATCGGTGGACATCATCTCGGTGCAGGCGGTGCCGGCGCAGCGCTTCTTGCGATCCTTTTCGTAGCTGGTCTTGTCTTTCTTGGGGATCGCCCGCTGCTTGCCACCCTTGTTGCAGGGACAGCAGTCGTCGACCACCAGCACGCAATCGTGGTCGACCTTGCAGTCGGCGGTCCCCGCGGCGGCGGCGCTCTTGCGTTTGCTGTGCTTGGCGACAGCCGGGTGCGACCAGCCCACGGCCAGCGCCAACAGCGCGAGCAGGGTCAGGCGGGCGGCGTGGTGACTTCGAAGAATCGGTTTAGGCATGGCGGGGAAAATATACACACGCCGAAGCCGCGTCTGGTAGAGACAAGGCGTGGAATTGCCCTGGTCGCTGCGCGCCTGGTTCGTGGCCGATTTCGTGGTCGGCGTGGTGGTCGGCCTGCCCGTGCTGGTCAGCCCGGCTTACGTGCTGGGGCATTTCGGCTGGACGACGATCGATCCGGTGGCGGCGCGGTTGGCGGCGGCAGCGTTGCTGGCCATCGGCCTGCAGTCGTTTTTCGGCCTCAACGACGGCATCGAAACCTATCGCGCGATGCTGCGTTTGAAGGTCATCTGGTCGATGGCCGCGGTGATCGGCTTGCTGGCCGCGATCGCCGACGGCGGCCCGCCGGCGACGTGGGCGTTGCTGGCCGTTTTCTTGGTGTATCTGGGCGTGTGGTCGCACCACGCGATCCGTTTGAAGCAAATGGCCGGCGCTCCCGCCGACGGCGCCGAGCCGGCGGAAGCCGCTGACGACAGCAGCGACGGCGCTCCCGACCCAGGCGACCAGCGCTGACCCGACGAATGCCCGCTGTGCGGCCGCCGCTTCGGCTATCCTGAGCCCGCTGATGAACGCGGGCAGCCGAAGCTGGTGGAAAAAGTGCGCCCTCGCTCTGCCTTGCGCGGCGCTGGCCATCGCCCTTGGTGCGGGGTGCGAATCGCGGCACGCCCGTCGCTATCACGGCGGCGGCAAGCACGCCGACAACGAGAGAGCGACCCTGCCGCCCATCGAACCGTCGCCCCCGGAACCGATCCCGGTCACGCCTCCGCCGCCGCCCGAGCCGGTGCGACCGCCGCCACGACCGCGACGCCCGGAACCGAAAGACGATCGTCTGGGCGCCTGCGGGTCCGGCAGCGGCCCGCGCTTCAATGTCCATGGCGTCGACGACGATGACACCTTGAACGTGCGCGCCCAGCCCGATCCGCAAAGCGACGTCCTGGGCCAGCTTTCTCCGCACGCCACCGGCCTGCTGTCGCTGGGCCAGCGTCACCACGTCGGCAGCGCCACCTGGCACAAGGTCAAATGCGCCGCCGTCGTCGGCTGGGTCAACGAACGCTTCCTCTCACCGCGGTGAGGTGAGTGGAAAAAGACGCGTCCGCGTCTCCGAACGCAATCGTCACCTTGAACAGAGCAGCAAGCGGCCGCCAGCCGGCGCAACCCCAAAACTAACGATTCGCCGCCACCGCGATGCTCAGCACCAACGCCGTGGTCAACACCCCACCGACGGCGATGACCAGCGGCCAGTGGTGGCGCGCCCAACCTGCCGGATCGTCGGCCAATCGCGGGCTGGCTGCCGGCAGCGGCGCCACCAACACCGGCGCACCCGGGCGCGGAGGTGCCAGCGGTTCGTTGATCGCCGTCGACGCCGCAGCTGCCCCCCCTGCCGGCGCATCGTTGCCACTCGACGGACCAAGGCCCAGGTGGTCGATGTGGCGCGCCTCCTCGCAGAGGCGCAGGACCGTGGCGTCGACGGTGCCAGCTTCGACCGGCAACGGCACCACCGCGGCGTCGTGCTTGATGCCGGTGGCGTCGATCAAGCGGATCTCCAGTTGCAGCGACGGCGCTCCCAGTTGCACCTCGCCGACCAGCGCGTACCGGGCGCCCATGCGGCGCGCGTGCGCGCCGGCTACCTGATCGTCGATCACCAGCGACGGGCGCGACGGGACCGCCACCTCCTGCGCCGGGCGATCCAGCGCCACCACCGCGCCCCACGGCGCATAGCCGACCTGTTCGACGTGCACCAAATGTTCGCCGTAGACCACGTCCTTGAAGATCGCGCCGCCGCCGCCGATCGACAGCGCGGCGCCACCGTCGAAAGCAACCGTGGCGTCTGCCGGACCGCGCACGGTCAGCACGCCGTGCGCTCGCCCGTGCACCTCGGCCAAGGCCCGCGCCCAGTCGTCCATCACCTGCGGCGGCGTCTCGCGCGGGTTCAAGGCGCGCGTCGGCGTCAGGATCACCGCGCGCACGTAATCGGCGTAGGCGCGCGCCTGGGTCGCCTGATCCACCGACCGTTCTGGTTTCCAGTCGGCGCGCGCGATGGTCATGCCCCGATAGAGATACAGATCCGACAACAGATCGGTGCTGACGCCGGCACCGCCGGTGGCCACCACGGTGTCGGCCGCCTCGTTCAGCGGGTGAACAGCTTCGTCGAAGCGCAGCTTTCGCACCCGATCCTTGGCCAGAGCGATCGCCTCCACCGCTTGTTTCGCCGGCGCGGGCGGCGCCGCGATATCGATGGTCTCCATTGGCAACAAGTGGGCGTGCTGGGCGGCGCCGGAAAGCAGCCGGGACGCCAGCTCGTTGAACGGCGCGTCCGGCTGATGGGCGTAGATCGAATAGACGATCGGCGCGGCCGCATCAGCAGCCTGCGCCGGCCCCGCCGCCGTCGCCAGGGCGGTCACGCCAGACCCGAGCACCGCCGTCACCACCCACGCCCGACAAACCGATCGGCAAATCATCCTCCGGATTTTGCGCCACGATCGGCGCCGGTCAATTTCATCGCCAGCGCCTGACATAGACGGCAGGGCGGCCAGCCGGTTATACAGACTTATGGCACCGCAATCGGCCGACCGGCTGGCGGGGTTCGGGACGTCGATCTTCACCGAGATGTCCAGCCTGGCGGTCAAGCACGGCGCGGTGAACCTGGGGCAAGGCTTCCCGGATTTTCCGGCGCCCGACTTCATCAAAGAAGCGGCCATCCGGCACATTCGCGAAGACCGCAACCAATACGCTCTGTCCTTCGGCGTGCCCCGCTTGCGGTCGGCGCTGGCCGACAACTGGCTGCGGCGCCACGGCGAGACCCTGGACCCCGACGCCGAGATCACCGTCGCCAGCGGCTGCACCGAGCTGTTGCTGGACGCCATGCTGGCCTTCGTGAATCCCGGCGACGAGGTGATCATCTTCGAACCGGCGTACGACGCCTACGTCCCCGACATCCTGATGGCCGGCGGCACGCCGCGCGTGGTGCCCCTGCGCCTGCCGCGCTGGGAGTGGGATCCCACCGAGCTGCGCGCGGCCTTCAATTCCAAGACCCGCGCCGTCGTGCTGAACACGCCCCACAACCCGACCGGAAAAGTTTTCTCGCGTCCGGAGCTGGAGTTTCTGGCCGGGCTTTGCCGCGAAAACGACGTGCTGGTCATCAGCGACGAGGTCTATTCAGAGATCACCTTCGACGGCATCCGCCACGTCCCCATCGCCACCCTGCCCGGCATGCGCGAACGCACCGTCACCATCGACAGCATGGGCAAGACGTTCAGCGTGACCGGATGGAAGGTCGGCTGGGCCATCGCCGCGCCGCCGCTGACCCAGGCCCTGCGGGCCGCGCACCAGTTCGTCACCTTCACCAACTCGGTCCCGTTTCAAGAGGCGCTGGCCGACGCGCTGACCACCGCCACCGCCACCGATTTTTACGCGGAGCTGCGCGCCACGTACACGCGCCGCCGCGATCGCCTGGCGGAGATCCTGGACGGCGTCGGGCTGACCACCCTGCCGGCCCAGGGTGCGTACTTCCTGCTGTCGGACGCCAGCGCGTTCGGTTTTTCCGACGACGTGTCCTTCTGCAAGCACCTCTGCGTCGGCGTCGGCGTGGCCGCCATTCCGACGTCGGCGTTCTACGGCGATCCACAAAGGGCGCCGCTTTTGGCCCGGTTCTGCTTCGCCAAGCGCGACGAATCGATCGAGACCGCCGCCCTCCGTTTGCGCCGACTGCGACCGTTGCACTGAACGCCACGACGCGCGCGAACGCGCTATTCCCAGGCGTCGAACGTGTCGAACTGCATCGAGTACGTCGCCCGGCCTTGCGTGGCGCTGCGCAGATCCGTGGAATAGCCAAACATGCGGCGCAGGGGGATCTTGGCCAGGATCACCCGCTGCGCGCCGCGGAAGCCGACGTCTTCGATCTGGGCGCGGCGGGCGTTGAGATCGCCCAGCACGTCGCCGACGTTGGCCTCCGGGCAGCTGACCTCGACGCGCATGATCGGTTCCAGCAAGCGCGTGCCGGCGTCGCGCACCGCCTGGCGCAGGGCCTCGCCCACAGCGGCTTTTTCGCCGGCCACGTTCGAGGCGTCGGGGCGGTATTCGATGGCGGTGATCACCACCTCGACGTCTTCGATGGGGAAACCTTGCGGGCCCGAGCGCATCGCCTCGCGCGCGCCTTCCAGCGCGGCGTCCAGGATCGCCTGGGGCGTCTCCGGGATCTTGTGCGCGGGCGACACCGGCGGCTTGGCCAACGCCAGGCGCAGGTCGTTGCCGGATTTTCTCGCGCGGGGGGCCACGTGAACGCGGGCGTGGCCGAACATCGATTCGTCGTCGACCGTGCGTTCGAACCGCGCCTCGCCGTCGGCGGGCGCCGCCAGCGTCTCGCGGTACATGACCTGCGGGCGGCCGACGTTGGCCTCGACGCCGTACTCGCGGCGCAGGCGATCGACGATGATGTCCAGGTGCAGTTCGCCCATGCCGCGGATGATCATCTGGCCGGTCTCGGCGTCTTCGCCAAAACGAAAGGTCGGGTCTTCGTCGCCGAGCTTGGCCAGGCCAAAATCCAGCTTTTCTTTTTCGGCCTGGGTCTTGGGTTCGATGGCGCGCGAGATGACCGGCTCGTAGATGTCGATCCGCTCCAGCAAGATGGGCGTCTTCGGCGAGCAGATGGTGTCGCCGGTGCCGGCGTCGCGCAGGCCCATCGCCACCACGATGGTGCCGGCGCCGGCGCGTTCGATGCGCTCGCGCCGGTTGGCGTGCACGGAGAACAAGCGAGCGACCTTCTCGTTCTTGCGCGTGCGGGCGTTCTGCACCTCCTCGCTCGCCTTGATCACGCCCGAGTAAATCCGCAGGTAGACCGCCTTGCGTCCCTCGTCCATCGCCACCTTGAAGGCCAGGGCGGCCAGCGGCGCCGAATCTTCCGGCGGGCAGCTGATGGTCTCGCCCGTGATCGGCGAGACGCCTTTGATCGGCGGAACGTCCAGCGGCGACGGCAGGTAGTGACAGACAGCGTCCAGCAACGACTGCACACCTTTGTTGCGCAGGGCCGCGCCGGCCAGCACGGGAACGATGCCGCAGGCGATGGTCGCGCGCCGCAACGCCGCCATCAGCGCCGCAGCGTCGATGGGCTGGCCTTCCAAAAAGGCGTTGGCGATGGCGTCGTCGAAGTCGGCGGCGGCCTCGATCAGTTTTTCGCGCGCCGCTTGCACCTCGGCGGCCATGGCGGCGGGCGGCGGGCCCTCCACCGGCGGCTCGGTCTCGTCGCCGGAGAACACCAGGGCCTTTTCGTGCACCAGATCGACGACGCCGGTGAAACGGTCCTCGGCGCCGATGGGCAGCTGGATCGGCACCGGGCGCGCGCCCAATCGAGTGCGGATCTCCTCGACGGCGCCGGCGAAATCGGCGCCGGCGCGATCCATCTTGTTGATGAAGGCGATGCGCGGGACGCGGAACTTGTCGGCCTGGCGCCAGACGGTTTCCGACTGCGGCTCGACGCCTGACACGCCGTCGAAGACCACCACCGCCCCATCCAGCACGCGCAGGCTGCGTTCGACCTCGATGGTGAAGTCGACGTGCCCGGGCGTGTCGATCAAATGAATGTCGTAACCCTGCCAGGAAAAGCTGGTCGCGGCGGCGGTGATGGTGATGCCGCGTTCGCGCTCCTGCGGCATCCAGTCCATCTGGGCCTGGCCGTCGTGGACCTCGCCGATCTTGTGAATGCGGCCCGAATGAAACAGGAAGCGTTCGCTGACCGTGGTCTTGCCGGCGTCGATGTGCGCGACGATGCCGATGTTGCGAACCCGGGTGATCTTGGGCGGAGCGGCCATGATTCCGGCGGCAGTATACGCGCGGCCCGCCGTCGATCCATGCCGTTCAAACCACCGGCGGCGACCCGCAGGCGGGCAAGCACAGCGATCATCGATGCTCGTCGTGGCGTGAAATCGTGGGCATCATGTGCGAAGAACGTCGCATGCGAATCGGCCGTCCCACCTGTGCTAACCGGAGCGCCGTCGAATCATGAACCTGCTTTTCGCCGCTGGCCTCCTGCTGAGCCTGGCCGCGCCGACGCCACCGACGGGCGCGCCGACGCCCGACGAGGAACGGCTGTTCGCGGATGGCTTGCGCGCCTTCGACGCCGGCGACGCCCGCACCGCCCAGACCGCGTGGGAGCAAGGCTACGCCCTGCGCCACGACCCGGCGTTCCTGGTGCGCATCGGCGAGGCCCAGGAAAAAAACGGCGCCGCGCGCGAAGCGGCCCAGACTTATCGGCTGTACCTGCACGAAGCCCCGGACGCCGCCGATGGGCCGGACATCGAACAACGCCTGGCCCGCCTGGCGGCCGCCGCACCCGCGCCAGACGTCACCCCCGCGCCGACCACGAACGTGGTGCCCGCCGCGCCGCCGCCCGTGCTGCCGGTCGCGCCCGCGGTCGACGAAGAACAGAGCCGCGACCGGTCCGCCCGTCGCAGGGCCAGCACGCGATCGTCGGGCTGGAATGCTCTCAACACCACGGCCTGGGCCGGTCTGGCGGCCACGGTGCTGCTGCTGGGAACGGCGGCGTTTTATGGTGCCTCGGCGGCGTCGCACAAGGATGACGTCAACAGGCTGGTACTGTACCGCGTGCCGGAGACCGGCGCGCCGCTGGAATATCAGTCAGTGGCGGGCGAATACGACAGCGCCGTCCAGCAAGGCCGCCACGACGACCGGGTGGCCAAGGCCCTGTTGCTGACGGCGGCGGGCACGGCCGCGGTGGCGACGGTGTTCTTCATCATCGACGGCGTGCGCGAATCGCCGGGCGGGGTGGCGCTGGGGCCGGGCAGCGCGGGCGGCCTGGCGGTGGCCGGTTCGTGGCGGTGGCGGTTCTGATGCGACGGTGGCGCTGGGCCCTGGCCGCGCTGGCGATCCTGGCCGCCGCGGGGGCGACAGCTTGTTTTTCCCCGCGCCAGCCTGGTTGCGCGTTTTCCTGCACCATCCCGCCGCACGCCTGCCCCGCCGACTACACCTGCGGCAGCGACGGTCTTTGCCACCGCGCCGACGGCACGGGGAACTGCGACGTGGACGCCGGCGGCCAAACCGACAGCGCGGGCGAAACGGACGGCATTTAACCGCCGAACAAAGGCTGGCGCTTGGCCCGGGGCGGACTTAGGCTGTGCCTTGTCACATCCCCGGAATGGCGGTGCAGGCATGCCGGCTACAAAAGTGAACAGCTCCGAGAATCAACCGACGATGACCCGGACGGTGATGATCGTCGACGACGATC contains these protein-coding regions:
- a CDS encoding methionine aminotransferase codes for the protein MAPQSADRLAGFGTSIFTEMSSLAVKHGAVNLGQGFPDFPAPDFIKEAAIRHIREDRNQYALSFGVPRLRSALADNWLRRHGETLDPDAEITVASGCTELLLDAMLAFVNPGDEVIIFEPAYDAYVPDILMAGGTPRVVPLRLPRWEWDPTELRAAFNSKTRAVVLNTPHNPTGKVFSRPELEFLAGLCRENDVLVISDEVYSEITFDGIRHVPIATLPGMRERTVTIDSMGKTFSVTGWKVGWAIAAPPLTQALRAAHQFVTFTNSVPFQEALADALTTATATDFYAELRATYTRRRDRLAEILDGVGLTTLPAQGAYFLLSDASAFGFSDDVSFCKHLCVGVGVAAIPTSAFYGDPQRAPLLARFCFAKRDESIETAALRLRRLRPLH
- the fusA gene encoding elongation factor G: MAAPPKITRVRNIGIVAHIDAGKTTVSERFLFHSGRIHKIGEVHDGQAQMDWMPQERERGITITAAATSFSWQGYDIHLIDTPGHVDFTIEVERSLRVLDGAVVVFDGVSGVEPQSETVWRQADKFRVPRIAFINKMDRAGADFAGAVEEIRTRLGARPVPIQLPIGAEDRFTGVVDLVHEKALVFSGDETEPPVEGPPPAAMAAEVQAAREKLIEAAADFDDAIANAFLEGQPIDAAALMAALRRATIACGIVPVLAGAALRNKGVQSLLDAVCHYLPSPLDVPPIKGVSPITGETISCPPEDSAPLAALAFKVAMDEGRKAVYLRIYSGVIKASEEVQNARTRKNEKVARLFSVHANRRERIERAGAGTIVVAMGLRDAGTGDTICSPKTPILLERIDIYEPVISRAIEPKTQAEKEKLDFGLAKLGDEDPTFRFGEDAETGQMIIRGMGELHLDIIVDRLRREYGVEANVGRPQVMYRETLAAPADGEARFERTVDDESMFGHARVHVAPRARKSGNDLRLALAKPPVSPAHKIPETPQAILDAALEGAREAMRSGPQGFPIEDVEVVITAIEYRPDASNVAGEKAAVGEALRQAVRDAGTRLLEPIMRVEVSCPEANVGDVLGDLNARRAQIEDVGFRGAQRVILAKIPLRRMFGYSTDLRSATQGRATYSMQFDTFDAWE